The nucleotide window AGTCCGTGAAGGAGCCAGAGCGCGCGGTAGCTGCGGTCGTTCGGCGGCTCGAACAAGCCGGGGTCGCCGTAGCCGGCCTGGATCCATTCGACCGGGAAACGGGCCCCTTCTCGGAATGACCACTTGGCGAAGTCGTTCGCCGCAGGTTCGGCTGCGGCCACGCCGAAGTCGATGATCCCCGACAACCTCCCGTCATGTACCAGGACGTGAACGGCGAGGAGGTCGTTGTGGCTCATCGTCATCCGGGGTGAGGCTCCCCGGAGCGAGTCGAGGATCTCGCGGAGCCATCCTCGGATCGTCGTCGGTTCGAGTCCGACCGATCGGCCGGCGTCCTCGAACAGTCTCGCCTGGGTGGTCACGTTGGCCAGCCACTCATCCAACGTCTCGAACGTACCGACGCCTGAGCCGTCGAGGTTGCCGAGGCCTCGTACCGGGATGGTGTGGAGCTGCTTCAGCCACGCTCCAACCTCTTCCAGCACGCGACGAACGTCGACGTCGTCCGGATCAAGGTCGGCGAGCCGCACACCCGGCAGCTTCTCCGTCACCATCACGGACCGAAACTCGCTGCAAACCTCGACGCGACGAACAGCGTGAACCCGAGGCGCCCGAATGCCCCGCACCGCACACTGGCCGAGAACCCACGCCTCCCGGTCGTGCGCCTCGGATCCGGTGTGCGAGATCCGTACGATCACCGATGGGGCTTGGTCCAGGGTGACGTCGTAGACCTCGTTCTGCTCGCCCTCGACGATGCGGCGGGAGTCCACGATCGGCGCTTTCGTCACCTCGCCGACCACAGCCGCCACCACGTTCAGCGGCGTCGCCCACGCGCTGTGCAGCGTGGCCAGGTGCTGCCTGCGGTCCACATCGGATGGAGACCGGTCGGACGGAGACCTGTCGGATGGTGACCTGACTTCGCGCTCCGACATCCCGCGATCGTAACGACAGACCGCCTACCGGGGCGACACGCTTTCGGGTGACACCCGAACCGGCCGCGGACCGAGGTGCCCGCGAGTGCCCGGTGATTGATCCTCACCCGACTGGGACGTTCGCGCAGAGAGACCCGGCCGATCGGCGCGCAGCGCGATCCTGCACCCGATGGTGGGGCGCCCAAGATCAGGTCAGGTCGACCAGCATGGCGCCGGCCAGGGCGAGTCCGGCGGCGATCACGCCGCGGCGGCTGAGCCGTTCTCGCAGGAGGACCGCGCCCAGCAGGACGGCCCAGACCACGCCGGTCTCGCGCAGCGCGGCCACCATCGACAGCGGCATCCGGTTCTGCGCCCAGACCACGATTCCGTACGTGAGAAAGGAAAGCAGGCCGCCGACGATGCCCTTGATCGCGTGTGGCCGCATCCGCGGGACAAGATCAGCACCGCCTCGCCAGCGAGCCGTGATGATCAACAACGGCGCCTGGATGACGAACATCCAGCCGGCGTAGCCGATCGCCTCACCACTGTGCCGGACTCCGATCCCGTCCACCAGGCTGTACGCGGCGATGCAGCAGCCGGTCAGCACCGCCAGGCCGATCCCGTCACCGCGCCGGGGCAGTCCTCGACCGAGGGCCAGAACCGCCAGTCCCGCGCACAGCATGCCGATCCCGAACAGCGCCCAGCCGCTGATCCGCTCGCCGAGCACGGTCAGCGCCACAATCGTTACCAGCAAGGGATCCAGCCCGCGGATGAGCGGATAGAGCCGGCTCATGTCGCCGTGCTGGTAGGCGCTGGTGAGCAACAGCAGATAGACCACCTGCAGGATCGCCGAGGTGATCAGAAACGGCCAGGACTCGGGGTCCGGCGACGGCCGCAGTAACACCGTGACCAAGCCGGCGATCAGGTAGCCGCAGCCCATCAGGGCACTCGACACCCACCGATCGCCGACCGACTTCGCGGCGGTGTTCCAGATCGCGTGCAGCAAGGCGCTGGCCAACACCAGCGCCGCGGTCAGACTCATTCGCGCGCTGCGCCCGTCGTCCCCGCCTCAACGCTCGCCCGCGGCAGGTCGAACGGTCGGCCGGTCATGTGCGCCCAGGCAGCATCGTTGATCCGCAGGGTGGCCATCGCGTGAGCAGCGACGTCGGCCTGCTCGAGGCCCTCGGGTACCACGCCGGTGCCGAGCACCCGGGTGAACGGGCCGCGGGCAGCGATCCAGGCGGTGCGCTCCTCGTCGCTGTCGCCACCGTGCCCGCCGGCGTCGACGTGGCCGTGGTCGGTGACCGCGATCACCGTCCACTCCTCCTCGGGCCGCGCGCCGATGGCTGCCAACAGCCGCACGACCCGAGCGTCGGCCCGGGCAATCGACTCGTCGTACAGCGGACCGGTGCCGTGGGCATGCGCGATCTCGTCCGGTGCGCCGAGGTAGCAGACCAGCAGGCTGCCTTGACTGCTGTCGTGACCGGCGATGAATTCCTCGGCCCGTCGGGTGACCTGCTCGTCCAGCGCGTCCAGGCCCTCCGGCGATTCACCGTCGGTCGACGGAACGGGTACGAAGCCGCCGTCGGCGAACATCGGCCCGCCACTGACGTGGTCCACCAACGGGGTCCAACTGGCCCCGCGAAGGCCGGCAGGCCGGGCCGCTCCCGCTGCGCCAGCTTGATCAGATCCGGGAAGTCCTGCAGCCGATGGCCGGTGAAGTCGTTGTCGAAGATCAGGTGCCGGTCGGCCAGCACCCCGGTGAAGATGGTCGCCCAGCTCGGCCCGGAGATGGTCGGCCCGGCCTCGTTGACCCGTACCGGCGCAAGGAAGCCTGCCTCGGCGATGGCGTCGATGCCGGGTGTCGGCAGTCGGCGCAGCGTGTCGTAGCGGACACCGTCGATGCCGATCACCAACACGTGTCGGGTGCTCGGACCGTCGGACGGCCGAGCCTCGTTCGCGGCGAGTTGGTCCTGCTGGGTCGAAGTCATCTGCGATTCCTCTTCTCTCGTCGTGCTGCTTGGTTGGTTCATGCCGACTGGCTGGTGGGTGCCGTGGATCGAGGGTCGCCGATCACGCGGTGGGCGATCTCGAAGACGGTGCGGATCGGCTGCCGCTCACGCAGGTCCCGCGCGCAGGCCAGGTATTGGGTCAGGGAGAGGTCGATGCCGCTGACCTGAACGGCGACGATGCGGGGATCGTCGGGGACCTCCCGTACGGCGCTGACGCCGACTCCCAGCCCCTCGCGTACGGCGACGTGCACGGCCTCGCGACTGTCCACGGTGACCACGTCGGCCGGTTCGAGGTGCACCGCGGCCAGGGCCTGGGCGAGCCGGCGTCGGGTCATCGACTGCGGTTCGCGCAGGATCAGTCGTTCGCCGACGAGTTCCTCACCGGTGATCGCGTCCCGGTCGGCGAAGCGGTGATCCGACGGGACGACGGCGACCAGGTCGTTGCGCATCAGCGGCTCGGCACAGATCCCGGGGTGCGAGCCCGGATCGGCGGTGATGGCGACGTCGGCCTCGTGCTCCAGCAGGTCGGCCATCACCTTCTCCGAGTTGCCCGAGCTCAGGCTCACCCGCAGCCCCGGGTGCCGGCGTTCCAATTCGGCGAACAGCGGCATCGCGTGCACGGGCGCGTCGGCGGCGATCCGCAACTCGCCGGATCGGAGCTCGGCCGAGTCCGAGAGCAGTCGTTCGGCCGCGGCCTCGGCGCGGGCGAGTCGGCCGGTGACCTCGTACAGGTCGCGGCCCAGTCGAGTCAGTCGTGCGGTCCGCCCGCTGCGGTCGAACAGCATCACCTGGTAGCGGTTCTCCAGCGCCCGGACCTGCTCCGACAGCGTGGGTTGGCTGATCTGCAGCTGCCGGGCAGCGGCGGTGAAGCTGCCCGCCTCGGCAACCGCATGGAAGGCGCGCAGGTGCGCCAGATTGATCATCGGGATGACCTATTTATCAGATCGAGATTTCGATAATCCCTATACACGACGGGATCATAGCTGCCCGTTCACCGGCATGGGAAGCGACGCCTGTGCGCGGGTCGGTAAGAACGTCGGGCGGGATGAGCTCAAACCGCCCATTCGTGGGGGTTCGGGTCAACCCGTCCGACGTTCTTACCGCGCGCCCATCCCCAGTGCCGAGGATCCGGCGCGCTCGCATCAGCCGGGACGCGGCAATCTTCCGCGCGTCGCTTGCGGGTGCAACCTCGCTGAGTAAGCTTCCTGCCGTTAAACCGCGAGGCAACTCCGTCCGGGGAGGTCTCGGGGCCGGTCAGGGGGACTCGGCCCGGTCGGTTCTGGTGGCGCGCGCCCTGCGGGGTTTACAATCCGCGGCCGTCGTTGTAGTCTGTCATCTTGCCCATGCTTTTCGTCAACCCGTTTCACTTGACTCGGGTCGTTTGTCGTGCGTGGGTTCGGGTGGCCCGAACCGCTGCTGGAGCGGGTGCCCGGTGGGCGTTTGGCCTGCTTGACAAGCGAAGGCCTGCCAGACGCGTACTCAAGTGAATAGACGCAACCACACGGAACCGCCCGCGAGCCCTCGGAAGGACCACTCTTGGCCGCCTCGCGCACTGCCTCATCCCACTCCAAGAAGTCGCCAATCTCGGCTTCCGGCCGCATCTCATTCGCCAAGATCGACGAACCGCTCGAAGTTCCGAATCTGCTGGATCTGCAGACCCGGTCCTTCGACTGGCTGGTCGGAAACGACGTGTGGAAGGCACGCGTCGAGGCGGATCTGGCCGCAGGACGTACCGACGTCAACACCAAGTCCGGTCTCGAAGAGGTCTTCGAGGAGCTGTCCCCGATCGAGGACTTCTCCCAGACCATGTCGCTGTCGTTCCGCGACTACCGCTTCGAGCCGCCGAAGTACTCGGTGGAGGAGTGCAAGGAGCGCGACGTCAACTACGCCGCATCCCTCTTCGTGACCGCCGAGTTCATGAACAACGAGACCGGTGAGATCAAGAGCCAGACCGTCTTCATCGGTGATTTCCCGCTGATGACGGACAAGGGGACCTTCATCGTCAACGGCACCGAGCGTGTCGTGGTGTCCCAGCTCGTCCGGTCCCCGGGTGTCTACTTCGAGCAGACCCCGGACAAGACCTCCGACAAGGAGATTTTCACCGCCAAGATCATCCCGTCCCGGGGTGCCTGGCTGGAGTTCGAGATCGACAAGCGCGACACCGTCGGTGTCCGGCTGGACCGCAAGCGCAAGCAGAACGTCACCGTGCTGCTGAAGGCGCTCGGCTGGACCGACGCGCAGATCCTGGAGGAGTTCGGCGAGTACGAGTCCATGCGGCTCACCCTGGAGAAGGACCACACCTCCACCCAGGACGAGGCGCTGCTGGACATCTACCGCAAGCTCCGTCCGGGCGAGCCGCCGACCCGCGAGGCCGCCCAGACCCTGCTGGAGAACTACTACTTCAATCCGAAGCGGTACGACCTGGCCAAGGTCGGTCGGTACAAGATCAACAAGAAGCTGGGCGTCGGGCTGCCGTTCGACCAGCAGGTGCTGACCATCGACGACATCGTCGCCACCATCAAGTTCGTGGTCGCGCTGCACGAGGGCAAGGAGACCCTACCCGCGGCCGACGGCAGCGAACTGGTGGTCGAAGAGGACGACATCGATCACTTCGGCAACCGCCGGCTGCGGACCGTCGGCGAGCTGGTGCAGAACCAGCTGCGTACCGGTCTGTCCCGGATGGAGCGCGTTGTCCGAGACCGGATGACCACCCAGGACGTCGAGGCCATCACCCCGCAGACGTTGATCAACGTCCGCCCGGTGACCGCGGCGCTGCGGGAGTTCTTCGGCACCTCCCAGCTGTCCCAGTTCATGGACGACACCAACCCGCTGGCCGGGTTGACCCACAAGCGCCGGTTGTCGGCGCTGGGTCCGGGTGGTCTGTCCCGTGACCGGGCCGGCATGGAGGTCCGTGACGTGCACACCTCGCACTACGGCCGGATGTGCCCGATCGAGACCCCGGAAGGCCCGAACATTGGCCTGATCGGCTCGCTCGCCTCCTTCGCCCGGGTGAACGCCTTCGGCTTCATCGAGACCCCGTACCGCAAGGTCGTCGACGGCGTGGTTACCGACCAGATCGACTACCTGACCGCCGACGAGGAAGATCGTTTCGACGTCGCCCAGGCCAACGCCAAGGTGGACGAGAACGGCAAGTTCCTTGAGGAGCGGGTGCTGGTCCGCAAGCGGCACGGCGACACCGACGAGATCAAGGCCGACGAGGTCGATTACATCGACGTCTCGCCGCGGCAGATGGTCTCGGTGGCCACCGCGATGATCCCGTTCCTGGAGCACGACGACGCCTCCCGTGCGTTGATGGGCTCCAACATGCAGCGCCAGGCGGTGCCGCTGGTCAAGTCTGAGGCGCCGTTCGTCGGCACCGGGATGGAGTACCGCGGTGCGGTCGACGCGGCCGACGTCACCACGGCGAAGGCCGCCGGTGTGGTCCAGTCCGTCACCGCCGACCTGGTCGAGGTCGCGCAGGACGACGGCAACTACCGGGTCTACAAGCTGGAGAAGTTCCAGCGGTCCAACCACGGCACCTGCATCAACCAGCGTCCGCTGGTCTCCGCCGGTCAGCGGGTCGAGGTCGGTACGCCGATCGCCGACGGTCCCTGCACCGACGGTGGCGAGATGTCGCTGGGCCGCAACCTGCTGGTCGCCTTCATGCCCTGGGAGGGTCTGAACTACGAGGACGCGATCATCCTCAACCAGCGGCTGGTCCAGGACGACGTCCTCACCTCGATCCACATCGAGGAGCACGAGGTCGACGCCCGCGACACCAAGCTCGGTGCCGAGGAGATCACCCGCGACATCCCGAACGTCAGCGAGGAGATGCTGGCCGACCTGGATGAGCGCGGCATCGTCCGGATCGGTGCCGAGGTCGGCACCGGCGACATCCTGGTCGGCAAGGTCACCCCGAAGGGCGAGACCGAGCTGACGCCGGAGGAGCGACTGCTGCGGGCGATCTTCGGTGAGAAGGCCCGTGAGGTCCGCGACACCTCGCTGAAGGTCCCGCACGGCGAGTCCGGCACCGTGATCGGTGTGCGCGTCTTCGACCGCGAGTCCGACGACGAGTTGTCCCCGGGCGTCAACCAGCTGGTCCGGGTGTACGTGGCCCAGAAGCGGAAGATCCAGGACGGCGACAAGCTCGCCGGCCGGCACGGCAACAAGGGCGTCATCTCCAAGATCCTGCCGAGCGAGGACATGCCGTTCCTGGAGGATGGGACCCCGGTCGATATCATCCTGAACCCGATGGGCGTGCCGAGCCGGATGAACGTCGGTCAGGTGCTGGAGACCCACCTCGGTTGGGTCGGCAAGCAGGGCTGGGACGTCGAGGGCGTCGACGAGCCCTGGGCCGAGCGGCTGCGTTCGGTCGGTCTGACCCACGTGCCGGGTGATTCCCGGTTGGCGACGCCGGTGTTCGACGGCGCGACCGAGGGCGAGATCACCGGTCTGCTCGGGCACACGCTGCCCAACCAGGACGGCAATCGGATGGTCAACTCCGACGGCAAGGCGCGGCTGTTCGACGGCCGCTCCGGTGAGCCGTTCCCGGATCCGGTGGGTGTCGGCTACATCTACATGTTGAAGCTGCACCACCTGGTCGACGACAAGATCCACGCTCGCTCGACCGGCCCGTACTCGATGATCACCCAGCAGCCGCTCGGTGGTAAGGCGCAGTTCGGTGGCCAGCGGTTCGGCGAGATGGAGGTCTGGGCCCTGGAGGCGTACGGCGCTGCCTGGGCTCTGCAGGAGCTGCTGACCATCAAGTCCGACGACATCCCGGGCCGGGTCAAGGTGTACGAGGCCATCGTCAAGGGCGAGAACATCCCCGAACCGGGCATCCCCGAGTCGTTCAAGGTGCTGGTGAAGGAGATGAAGTCCCTCTGCCTGAATGTCGAGGTGCTGAGCTCCGACGGGACCGAGGTGGAGCTGCGGGATTCCGATGAGGACACCTACCGCGCCTCCGACGAGTTCGGTATCGACCTGTCGCGCCGTCCCGGCGCCGACCTCGGAGTCGAAGAAGTCTGACCACCAAGCCGACTTGTCAGTCGCTGGTGTGGCTATAGCCAAACCACGCACTGACAAGACGGGCAGGGGTCAGTCCCAAGAGCCAACAACTTCCTCAGTGATTTAGAGATAAGAGAGACAGACACTGTGCTCGATGTGAACTTCTTCGACACGATCCGGATCGGTCTGGCCAGCGCCGACGAGATCCGGGCCTGGTCGTTCGGCGAGGTCAAGAAGCCGGAGACCATCAACTACCGCACCCTGAAGCCGGAGCGGGACGGGCTGTTCTGCGAGAAGATCTTCGGTCCCACCCGGGACTGGGAGTGCTACTGCGGCAAGTACAAGCGGGTCCGCTTCAAGGGCATCATCTGTGAGCGCTGCGGCGTCGAGGTGACCCGTTCCAAGGTCCGCCGCGAGCGGATGGGCCACATCGAACTGGCCGCCCCGGTCACCCACATCTGGTACTTCAAGGGTGTTCCGAGCCGCCTGGGCTACCTGCTGGACATCGCCCCGAAGGACCTGGAGAAGGTCATCTACTTCGCGGCGTACATGATCACCTCGGTCGACGACGAGGCGCGGCACCGCGACCTGTCGTCGCTGGAGGCCAAGATCGACACCGAGCGCAAGCAGCTCGAGGGCCGCCGGGACTCAGACATCGAGACCCGGATGAAGAAGCTCGAAACCGACATGGCCCAGCTCGAGGCCGAGGGCGCCAAGTCCGACGTCAAGCGCAAGGTCCGTGAGGGTGCCGAGCGTGAGGTCAAGCAGCTGCGCGACCGGGCCCAGCGTGAGCTGGACCGGCTGGACGCGGTCTGGACCCGGTTCAAGAACCTCAAGGTCCAAGACCTCGAGGGCGACGAGATCCTCTACCGGGAGATGAAGAACCGGTTCGGCAAGTACTTCGAGGGCTCGATGGGTGCCGACGCGATCCAGAAGCGCCTGCAGACCTTCGACCTGCACGCCGAGGCGGCCAACCTGCGCGAGACCATTCAGACCGGCAAGGGCCAGCGCAAGACCCGCGCCCTGAAGCGGCTGAAGGTGGTGTCGGCGTTCCTGTCGACCCGCAACGCGGCCGACGCGATGGTGCTGGACTGCGTCCCGGTCATCCCGCCGGATCTGCGGCCGATGGTTCAGCTCGACGGTGGCCGGTTCGCCACCTCTGACCTGAACGATCTGTACCGCAGGGTGATCAACCGGAACAACCGGCTGAAGCGGCTTCTTGATCTTGGTGCGCCCGAGATCATCGTCAACAACGAGAAGCGGATGCTGCAGGAGGCCGTCGACTCGCTGTTCGACAACGGCCGCCGCGGCCGTCCGGTCACCGGGCCGGGCAACCGTCCGCTGAAGTCGATCTCGGACATGCTCAAGGGCAAGCAGGGCCGGTTCCGGCAGAACCTGCTCGGCAAGCGCGTCGACTACTCCGGCCGTTCGGTCATCGTGGTCGGCCCGCAGCTGAAGCTGCACCAGTGCGGTCTGCCGAAGGCGATGGCGCTGGAGCTGTTCAAGCCGTTCGTGATGAAGCGGCTGGACGACCTGAACCACGCGCAGAACATCAAGTCCGCCAAGCGGATGGTGGAGCGTCAGCGACCGGTCGTCTGGGACGTCCTAGAAGAGGTCATCGCCGAGCATCCGGTGCTGCTGAACCGCGCACCGACCCTGCACCGGCTGGGCATCCAGGCGTTCGAGCCGCAGCTGATCGAGGGCAAGGCCATTCAGATCCACCCGTTGGTGTGTACGGCGTTCAACGCCGACTTCGACGGTGACCAGATGGCCGTACACCTGCCGCTGAGCGCGGAGGCCCAGGCCGAGGCCCGGATCCTGATGTTGTCGACCAACAACATCCTGAAGCCGGCCGACGGACGTCCGGTGACCATGCCGACCCAGGACATGATCATCGGCGGCTACTACCTGACCATGGACCGCGACGACGTCGAGGGCGCCGGTCGGGTGTTCGGTTCGGTGGCCGAGGCGCAGATGGCCTTCGACCTGCACGAGATCGCAGTCCAGGCGCCGGTGAAGATCCGGATGCGGGACATCGTTCCGCCGGCCGGAGCCGAGCTGCGCCCCGACGGCACCATCCTGCTGGACACCACACTCGGCCGGGCGCTGTTCAACGAGGCGCTGCCGGACGACTACCCGTTCGTCAACGGCGAGGTGGGCAAGAAGCAGCTGGGCGCGATCGTCAACGATCTGGCCGAGCGCTACCCGAAGTCCGAGGTGGCGACCTGCCTGGACAACCTGAAGGAACTCGGCTTCCACTGGGCCACCCGGTCCGGTGTCACCGTGTCCATCGGTGACGTCTCCACCCCGGCCGACAAGGTCGAGATCCTGTCCGACTACGAGGCTCGGGCGGAGAAGGTCGACACCCAGTACGACCGCGGCCTGATCACCGAGGACGAGCGGCGCCAGGAACTGATCGAGATCTGGACCGACGCCACCAGCGTGCTCGGGCAGGCCATGGAGAAGAACTTCTCCAAGACCAACCCGATCTACATGATGGTGCACTCGGGTGCTCGCGGAAACATGGTGCAGATGCGGCAGATCGCCGCCATGCGTGGCCTGGTGGTGAACCCGAAGGGCGAGATCATCGCCCGGCCGATCAAGTCCAACTTCCGTGAGGGTCTGACCGTGTTGGAGTACTTCAACTCCACTCACGGTGGTCGTAAGGGCCAGGCCGACACCGCGCTGCGGACCGCCGACTCGGGTTACCTGACCCGGCGTCTGGTGGACGTCAGCCAGGACGTGATCATCCGCGAGGAGGATTGCGGCACCGAGCGGGGTCTGAACAAGATCATCGCGATCGAGGAGAACGGCAAGCTGGTCGCCGACGAGCACGTCGAGACCGCGGTGTACGCCCGGACGCTGGCTGTCGACGTACTGGACTCCGACGGCAACGTGCTGCTGCCGGCCGGAGTTGATCTTGGTGACGTCAACATCAAGCTGCTGATCGAGAACGGCATCAACACGGTCAAGGTGCGCAGCGTCCTCACCTGTGAGGCCGCCACCGGCACCTGCGCCATGTGCTACGGCAGGTCGCTGGCCAGCGGCAAGCTGGTCGACGTCGGCGAGGCTGTCGGTATCGTCGCGGCCCAGTCCATCGGTGAGCCGGGGACCCAGCTGACCATGCGGACCTTCCACACCGGTGGTGTCGCGGGTGATGACATCACCCAGGGTCTGCCGCGTGTGGTCGAGTTGTTCGAGGCTCGTACCCCGAAGGGCAAGGCGCCGATCGCCGAGACCGCCGGCCGGATCGAGGTCGAGGACGGTGATCGTTCGCGGAAGTTGATCATCACCCCCGACGACGGGTCGGACAAGATCGAGATCGCGGTCAGCCGCCGGGTGCGGATGCTGGTCGACGAGGGTGATCATGTCGAGGTCGGGCAGCAGCTGACCGCAGGTACGCCGGATCCTCAGGACGTGCTGCGCATCCTCGGTGTCCGCAAGGTGCAGGAGCACCTGGTGGAAGAGGTGCAGACCGTGTACCGCACGCAGGGTGCGGAGATCCACGAGAAGCACATCGAGATCATCATCCGGCAGATGCTGCGCCGGGTGACGGTGATCGAGTCCGGCGACTCCGAGCTGCTGGCCGGCGACCTGGTCGACCGTCCGTCGTACGAGGCTGCCAACCGCAAGGTGGTTGCCGAGGGCGGG belongs to Microlunatus elymi and includes:
- a CDS encoding alkaline phosphatase family protein; this translates as MDHVSGGPMFADGGFVPVPSTDGESPEGLDALDEQVTRRAEEFIAGHDSSQGSLLVCYLGAPDEIAHAHGTGPLYDESIARADARVVRLLAAIGARPEEEWTVIAVTDHGHVDAGGHGGDSDEERTAWIAARGPFTRVLGTGVVPEGLEQADVAAHAMATLRINDAAWAHMTGRPFDLPRASVEAGTTGAARE
- a CDS encoding phosphotransferase family protein, whose product is MSEREVRSPSDRSPSDRSPSDVDRRQHLATLHSAWATPLNVVAAVVGEVTKAPIVDSRRIVEGEQNEVYDVTLDQAPSVIVRISHTGSEAHDREAWVLGQCAVRGIRAPRVHAVRRVEVCSEFRSVMVTEKLPGVRLADLDPDDVDVRRVLEEVGAWLKQLHTIPVRGLGNLDGSGVGTFETLDEWLANVTTQARLFEDAGRSVGLEPTTIRGWLREILDSLRGASPRMTMSHNDLLAVHVLVHDGRLSGIIDFGVAAAEPAANDFAKWSFREGARFPVEWIQAGYGDPGLFEPPNDRSYRALWLLHGLWYLRHYYVTGFPAGVRAGRDRLLSRPGR
- a CDS encoding DNA-directed RNA polymerase subunit beta', with product MLDVNFFDTIRIGLASADEIRAWSFGEVKKPETINYRTLKPERDGLFCEKIFGPTRDWECYCGKYKRVRFKGIICERCGVEVTRSKVRRERMGHIELAAPVTHIWYFKGVPSRLGYLLDIAPKDLEKVIYFAAYMITSVDDEARHRDLSSLEAKIDTERKQLEGRRDSDIETRMKKLETDMAQLEAEGAKSDVKRKVREGAEREVKQLRDRAQRELDRLDAVWTRFKNLKVQDLEGDEILYREMKNRFGKYFEGSMGADAIQKRLQTFDLHAEAANLRETIQTGKGQRKTRALKRLKVVSAFLSTRNAADAMVLDCVPVIPPDLRPMVQLDGGRFATSDLNDLYRRVINRNNRLKRLLDLGAPEIIVNNEKRMLQEAVDSLFDNGRRGRPVTGPGNRPLKSISDMLKGKQGRFRQNLLGKRVDYSGRSVIVVGPQLKLHQCGLPKAMALELFKPFVMKRLDDLNHAQNIKSAKRMVERQRPVVWDVLEEVIAEHPVLLNRAPTLHRLGIQAFEPQLIEGKAIQIHPLVCTAFNADFDGDQMAVHLPLSAEAQAEARILMLSTNNILKPADGRPVTMPTQDMIIGGYYLTMDRDDVEGAGRVFGSVAEAQMAFDLHEIAVQAPVKIRMRDIVPPAGAELRPDGTILLDTTLGRALFNEALPDDYPFVNGEVGKKQLGAIVNDLAERYPKSEVATCLDNLKELGFHWATRSGVTVSIGDVSTPADKVEILSDYEARAEKVDTQYDRGLITEDERRQELIEIWTDATSVLGQAMEKNFSKTNPIYMMVHSGARGNMVQMRQIAAMRGLVVNPKGEIIARPIKSNFREGLTVLEYFNSTHGGRKGQADTALRTADSGYLTRRLVDVSQDVIIREEDCGTERGLNKIIAIEENGKLVADEHVETAVYARTLAVDVLDSDGNVLLPAGVDLGDVNIKLLIENGINTVKVRSVLTCEAATGTCAMCYGRSLASGKLVDVGEAVGIVAAQSIGEPGTQLTMRTFHTGGVAGDDITQGLPRVVELFEARTPKGKAPIAETAGRIEVEDGDRSRKLIITPDDGSDKIEIAVSRRVRMLVDEGDHVEVGQQLTAGTPDPQDVLRILGVRKVQEHLVEEVQTVYRTQGAEIHEKHIEIIIRQMLRRVTVIESGDSELLAGDLVDRPSYEAANRKVVAEGGTPASGRPVLMGITKASLATESWLSAASFQETTKVLTDAAIHGKSDSLVGLKENVILGKLIPAGTGLERYRNIRVEPTAEARAQAYSMVGYDPFDYDFGTGSGAAVPLEEFDIGGDYR
- the rpoB gene encoding DNA-directed RNA polymerase subunit beta, producing the protein MAASRTASSHSKKSPISASGRISFAKIDEPLEVPNLLDLQTRSFDWLVGNDVWKARVEADLAAGRTDVNTKSGLEEVFEELSPIEDFSQTMSLSFRDYRFEPPKYSVEECKERDVNYAASLFVTAEFMNNETGEIKSQTVFIGDFPLMTDKGTFIVNGTERVVVSQLVRSPGVYFEQTPDKTSDKEIFTAKIIPSRGAWLEFEIDKRDTVGVRLDRKRKQNVTVLLKALGWTDAQILEEFGEYESMRLTLEKDHTSTQDEALLDIYRKLRPGEPPTREAAQTLLENYYFNPKRYDLAKVGRYKINKKLGVGLPFDQQVLTIDDIVATIKFVVALHEGKETLPAADGSELVVEEDDIDHFGNRRLRTVGELVQNQLRTGLSRMERVVRDRMTTQDVEAITPQTLINVRPVTAALREFFGTSQLSQFMDDTNPLAGLTHKRRLSALGPGGLSRDRAGMEVRDVHTSHYGRMCPIETPEGPNIGLIGSLASFARVNAFGFIETPYRKVVDGVVTDQIDYLTADEEDRFDVAQANAKVDENGKFLEERVLVRKRHGDTDEIKADEVDYIDVSPRQMVSVATAMIPFLEHDDASRALMGSNMQRQAVPLVKSEAPFVGTGMEYRGAVDAADVTTAKAAGVVQSVTADLVEVAQDDGNYRVYKLEKFQRSNHGTCINQRPLVSAGQRVEVGTPIADGPCTDGGEMSLGRNLLVAFMPWEGLNYEDAIILNQRLVQDDVLTSIHIEEHEVDARDTKLGAEEITRDIPNVSEEMLADLDERGIVRIGAEVGTGDILVGKVTPKGETELTPEERLLRAIFGEKAREVRDTSLKVPHGESGTVIGVRVFDRESDDELSPGVNQLVRVYVAQKRKIQDGDKLAGRHGNKGVISKILPSEDMPFLEDGTPVDIILNPMGVPSRMNVGQVLETHLGWVGKQGWDVEGVDEPWAERLRSVGLTHVPGDSRLATPVFDGATEGEITGLLGHTLPNQDGNRMVNSDGKARLFDGRSGEPFPDPVGVGYIYMLKLHHLVDDKIHARSTGPYSMITQQPLGGKAQFGGQRFGEMEVWALEAYGAAWALQELLTIKSDDIPGRVKVYEAIVKGENIPEPGIPESFKVLVKEMKSLCLNVEVLSSDGTEVELRDSDEDTYRASDEFGIDLSRRPGADLGVEEV
- a CDS encoding LysR substrate-binding domain-containing protein; protein product: MINLAHLRAFHAVAEAGSFTAAARQLQISQPTLSEQVRALENRYQVMLFDRSGRTARLTRLGRDLYEVTGRLARAEAAAERLLSDSAELRSGELRIAADAPVHAMPLFAELERRHPGLRVSLSSGNSEKVMADLLEHEADVAITADPGSHPGICAEPLMRNDLVAVVPSDHRFADRDAITGEELVGERLILREPQSMTRRRLAQALAAVHLEPADVVTVDSREAVHVAVREGLGVGVSAVREVPDDPRIVAVQVSGIDLSLTQYLACARDLRERQPIRTVFEIAHRVIGDPRSTAPTSQSA
- a CDS encoding EamA family transporter, which codes for MSLTAALVLASALLHAIWNTAAKSVGDRWVSSALMGCGYLIAGLVTVLLRPSPDPESWPFLITSAILQVVYLLLLTSAYQHGDMSRLYPLIRGLDPLLVTIVALTVLGERISGWALFGIGMLCAGLAVLALGRGLPRRGDGIGLAVLTGCCIAAYSLVDGIGVRHSGEAIGYAGWMFVIQAPLLIITARWRGGADLVPRMRPHAIKGIVGGLLSFLTYGIVVWAQNRMPLSMVAALRETGVVWAVLLGAVLLRERLSRRGVIAAGLALAGAMLVDLT